The genomic region CGCGCAGAAGGTGCGTTGAAGGTCCTTGAAGACAGGCGAATTGATCTGGTGATCACGGAGGTCCGGCTGCCGGGAATGAGCGGCATCGAGTTGCTGCAGCGGATCCAAGCGAGAGACCGTAGGATTCCAGTCATCGTGATCAGTCGAGTAGGAACTGTGGATACCGCCGTCGAAGCGATGCGCTGCGGAGCGTTTGACTATGTCACCAAACCATTCGAAAGACTGGACTTGGCCGCCAGGATTCACCGAGCGATGCGAATTTCTGAAATCTTATTCCGGTACGAGCCTCCCCAGAAGGGAGAGCCGCAGACATTCAAGGAATTGATTGGTGTAAGCCCCGCCATCCGCAATGTGACGGCCTTGATCGAAGCCGCCGCGCGGGTGCAGTCCACCACGTTGATCATTGGAGAAACGGGAACCGGAAAGGAGCTGATTGCCAGGGCCATCCACGAACGGAGCGCCGAACGTGACGGCCCCTTTCAGGTCGTCGACTGCACGACCTTCTCGGAAGGAACGGTCGAGAGCGAACTCTTCGGCCACGTGCGCGGCGCCTTTACGGGGGCCGTTGGAGATAAGCTCGGATTGATCGAACGGGGAATTGGTGGCACGCTGTTTCTTGACGAGATCGGCGACCTGCCTCTTCCATTACAGGCAAAGCTGCTCCGGGTTCTGGAAGAGGGAGAAATGCGGGCCGTGGGAAGCGTGCAGATGAAAAAAGTCAGCGCGCGCTTCATCGCAGCGACCAATCAGGAGCTTACCGAGAAGGTAAAACGGAATGAATTCCGCAAAGATCTGTTTTTCCGACTCAATGTCATGGCCATCAGAGTGCCGCCCCTACGCGAGCGATCACAGGATATTCCTCTGCTTGCCCGCCATTTCATGTCCCGATATACGAAGGAATTCGGTAAATATGTAAATGAATTGCATCCTTCTGCTGTCACGGAACTCGTGGCCTATCCCTGGCCTGGGAACGTTCGGGAACTTCGCAACGTCATGGAGCGGG from Nitrospira japonica harbors:
- a CDS encoding sigma-54-dependent transcriptional regulator — translated: MSIKPVTDKIFTILLVEDNGGDVEVFLRTVEAELPREADEQVDLVIAARAEGALKVLEDRRIDLVITEVRLPGMSGIELLQRIQARDRRIPVIVISRVGTVDTAVEAMRCGAFDYVTKPFERLDLAARIHRAMRISEILFRYEPPQKGEPQTFKELIGVSPAIRNVTALIEAAARVQSTTLIIGETGTGKELIARAIHERSAERDGPFQVVDCTTFSEGTVESELFGHVRGAFTGAVGDKLGLIERGIGGTLFLDEIGDLPLPLQAKLLRVLEEGEMRAVGSVQMKKVSARFIAATNQELTEKVKRNEFRKDLFFRLNVMAIRVPPLRERSQDIPLLARHFMSRYTKEFGKYVNELHPSAVTELVAYPWPGNVRELRNVMERAVMLANGDRISQEDVIGLLQFTDQAKRAQGDDYLSLPYAKAKEKVLEDFSRRYIKSKLDHHQGNVTHAAQEAGLPRSYFHEIMRRYLRDEK